The Plasmodium sp. gorilla clade G2 genome assembly, contig: PADLG01_00_20, whole genome shotgun sequence genomic sequence AAATGGAGAAAAAAATCCAAGTACAGGAACCGTTGAAGCACAAGATGAATCAGGTCCGACTACACGTGTAGATTCAAGTGAAAGTTCCAGTTCAAGATCAGACTCAAGTGGACGTTCTAATTCCGGAACAGGCTCAAGTGGAAGTTCAGGTTCAGGAAATTCAAACAATGGTCAAGCTGTATCAAGTAACGATTCTAACCAAAATAACAGaaatttacataatatatgtgCAACAGGAAAAACGTTCAAATTTGTAGTATATATTAAGGAAAATACATTAATACTTAAATGGAAAGTATACGGAAAGGAGGAAAGTAATgaataaaacaataataataataatatttttttctttttttggttgactatttatatatttttataagaaaatatcaatatacatacaactactatcaattatatatattttattattattattattttttttagataACCAAGTCGATGTAAGAAAGTATAtgataaatgaaaaagaaagcCCAATTACTAGTATACTAATACATTCATACAAAGAACATAATGAGACAAACTTAATAGAAAGTAAAAACTATGTGTTAAGATCAGACGTTCCAGGTAAATAAGAATAAGGAAAATGAGGAATATacaaatgtataaatatatatacataatgaaattataatatatataaatatatacatattatatattatatatattttttttatttttttttttagaaaaatGTGATGCTTTAGCTTCTAACTGCTTTTTAAGTGgtaattttaatattgaaaaatgCTTTCAATGCGCCCTTTTAGTAGAACccgaaaaaaataaagatgaatGTTTCAAATACTTATCTGAAGATATTAGAAATAAATTCACCGAAATAAAAGCTGAGAcagaagatgatgatgaagatgattaTACTGAATATAAATTAACCGAAtctattgataatatattaataaaaatgtttaaaacaaatgaaaagaatgaGAAATCCGAATTGATAAAATTAGAAGAAGTAGATGATAGTTTAAAATTAGAATTAATGAATTATTGTAGTTTACTTAAAGATGTAGATACAAGTGGTACTTTAGATAATTATGAGATGGGTAATGAAAtggatatatttaataacttAAAGagattattaatttatcattcagaagaaaatattaatacattaaaaaataaattccgTAATGCAGCTGtatgtttaaaaaatgttGATGATTGGATTGTAAATAAGAGAGGTTTAGTATTACCTGAATTCAATTATGATTTAGAATATTTTAATgaagatttatataatgaaaaaaattctgaagaagataataataataataaagaaaagggtgttataaatgttaataaaaatgtagaaaaagaaaattcttCGTCACATGATAATACCAACAATATGTTTTGtaataaagaatattgtAATAGattaaaagatgaaaataattgtaTATCTAAACTTGAAGTTGAAGATCAAGGTAATTGTGATACTGCATGGATTTTTGCTTCAAAATATCATTTAGAAACTATAAGATGTATGAAAGGATATGAACCTACTAAAATTTCTGCTTTATATGTAGCTAATTGTTATAAAGGTGAACATAAAGATAGATGTGATGAAGGTTCTAGTCCAATGGAATTCTTACAAATTATTGAAGATTATGGATTCTTACCAAAAGAATCAAATTATCCATATAATTACGTCAAAGTTGGAGAACAATGTCCAACAGTACAAGATTATTGGGTTAACTTATGGGATAATACAAAAGTTTTAACAGGCAAAAATGAACCTAATAGTTTAGATGGTAAGGGATATACTGCATATGAAAGTGAAAAGTTTCAGGATAATATGGAGgcatttattaatattataaaaactgAAGTAATGAATAAAGGTTCAGTTATTGCATATATAAAAGCTGAAAATGTTATGGGATATGAATTCAGTGGAAAGAAAGTACAAAACTTATGTGGTGATGATACAGCTGATCATGCAGTTAATATTGTTGGTTATggtaattatatgaataatgaaggagaaaaaaaatcttATTGGATTGTTAGAAACAGTTGGGGTCCATATTGGGGAGATGAAGGTTATTTTAAAGTAGATATGTATGGACCAACTCATTGTCATTTTAACTTTATTCACAGTGTTGT encodes the following:
- a CDS encoding serine repeat antigen 5, putative is translated as MKSYISLLFILCVIFNKNIIKCTTGSESGSGGGSPAGSAGVSENGSRGQRSATSPEQGEEQSPSGGSVQRQEQGAGQSSNEVSGDASVQKTVTSSVTPSPTTPSENKNSILVKSALLKDYMGVKVTGPCNENFVMFLVPHIYIEVDTEDTYIELRTSLRETDNFLLFESNSGSLEKKKYVKEESEGTNGEKNPSTGTVEAQDESGPTTRVDSSESSSSRSDSSGRSNSGTGSSGSSGSGNSNNGQAVSSNDSNQNNRNLHNICATGKTFKFVVYIKENTLILKWKVYGKEENNQVDVRKYMINEKESPITSILIHSYKEHNETNLIESKNYVLRSDVPEKCDALASNCFLSGNFNIEKCFQCALLVEPEKNKDECFKYLSEDIRNKFTEIKAETEDDDEDDYTEYKLTESIDNILIKMFKTNEKNEKSELIKLEEVDDSLKLELMNYCSLLKDVDTSGTLDNYEMGNEMDIFNNLKRLLIYHSEENINTLKNKFRNAAVCLKNVDDWIVNKRGLVLPEFNYDLEYFNEDLYNEKNSEEDNNNNKEKGVINVNKNVEKENSSSHDNTNNMFCNKEYCNRLKDENNCISKLEVEDQGNCDTAWIFASKYHLETIRCMKGYEPTKISALYVANCYKGEHKDRCDEGSSPMEFLQIIEDYGFLPKESNYPYNYVKVGEQCPTVQDYWVNLWDNTKVLTGKNEPNSLDGKGYTAYESEKFQDNMEAFINIIKTEVMNKGSVIAYIKAENVMGYEFSGKKVQNLCGDDTADHAVNIVGYGNYMNNEGEKKSYWIVRNSWGPYWGDEGYFKVDMYGPTHCHFNFIHSVVIFNLDLPMNNKTTKKESKIYDYYLKASPDFYHNLYFKNFHVDNKKLFSEKEDNENNKKLSNNYFIFGQDTDESGESAEVSSVPSGSEGADPKEPKVTDPKASEVTDPKAPKVTDSDQSSERVHVYHVLKHIKDSKIRMALRKYMDTLEVGKRHSCTRAYAFDQDNYEKCVEFCNKNWSTCENKASPGHCLSKLETNNECYFCYV